The following coding sequences are from one Clostridioides difficile ATCC 9689 = DSM 1296 window:
- a CDS encoding N-acetylmuramoyl-L-alanine amidase — protein MKICITVGHSILKGGKSTGVNGIVDEYNYNKKLAPMLAEMLISQGNTVDVIICPERHFMSEREEFFYRVPKVNSGKYDLLVELHLNKADGTQCGTEVLYYGTEGLEYAKRVSNRLGELFENRGAKKRENLYILRNTNPVAIQIESFFCDNVNDCNKANESGYDYIARLITEGILNKDINM, from the coding sequence ATGAAAATATGCATAACAGTAGGTCATAGTATACTAAAAGGTGGTAAAAGTACAGGTGTAAATGGTATAGTTGATGAATACAATTATAATAAAAAATTAGCTCCTATGTTAGCTGAGATGCTTATAAGTCAAGGTAATACAGTAGATGTAATAATTTGTCCAGAAAGGCACTTTATGTCAGAAAGAGAAGAATTTTTCTATAGAGTTCCAAAAGTAAACAGTGGTAAATACGATTTATTAGTAGAGCTACATTTAAATAAAGCTGATGGAACACAATGTGGTACAGAAGTGCTTTACTATGGCACTGAAGGATTAGAATATGCTAAAAGAGTATCTAATAGACTTGGAGAATTATTTGAAAATAGAGGAGCTAAAAAAAGAGAAAATTTATATATATTGAGAAATACAAATCCAGTTGCAATACAGATTGAAAGTTTTTTCTGTGATAATGTGAATGATTGTAACAAAGCAAATGAATCAGGTTATGATTATATAGCACGATTGATTACAGAAGGTATATTGAATAAAGATATAAATATGTGA
- the pgmB gene encoding beta-phosphoglucomutase, translating to MIEAFIFDLDGVITDTAYYHYMAWRKLAHKVGIDIDTKFNESLKGISRMESLDRILEFGNKKYSFSEEEKVRMAEEKNNYYVSLIDEITSNDILPGIESLLIDVKSNNIKIGLSSASKNAINVLNHLGISDKFDFIADAGKCKNNKPHPEIFLMSAKGLNVNPQNCIGIEDASAGIDAINSANMFSVGVGNYENLKKANLVVDSTNQLKFEYIQEKYNEYIVRRII from the coding sequence ATGATTGAAGCATTTATATTTGATTTAGATGGTGTAATTACAGATACTGCATATTATCACTATATGGCTTGGAGAAAACTAGCCCATAAAGTTGGGATAGATATAGACACAAAATTTAATGAATCTTTAAAAGGCATAAGTAGAATGGAGTCATTGGACAGGATATTAGAATTTGGAAATAAGAAATATTCATTTTCAGAAGAAGAAAAAGTGAGAATGGCTGAAGAAAAAAATAATTACTATGTATCATTGATAGATGAGATAACTTCAAATGATATTTTGCCAGGTATAGAAAGCTTGTTAATTGATGTAAAATCTAATAATATAAAGATAGGTCTATCTTCTGCAAGTAAGAATGCAATAAATGTATTAAATCATTTGGGTATAAGTGACAAATTTGATTTTATAGCTGATGCAGGAAAATGTAAAAACAATAAACCACATCCAGAGATATTTCTTATGTCAGCGAAAGGGCTTAATGTAAATCCACAAAATTGCATAGGGATAGAGGATGCAAGTGCAGGTATAGACGCTATAAACTCAGCTAATATGTTTTCTGTTGGTGTTGGAAATTATGAAAACTTAAAAAAAGCAAATTTAGTTGTAGATTCAACAAATCAATTAAAGTTTGAATATATACAAGAAAAGTATAATGAGTATATAGTTAGGAGAATTATATGA
- a CDS encoding glycoside hydrolase family 13 protein: MSNKNKENITLSNQIKGTIQNSLTKEAILHIPMSNYAYGYDRETLHIRLRTKKNEAKRVILRIGDQYVWDKGGAGGGNLNASGVGWSGGTNIVMSKEVETELFDYWIAKCKPLNKRSRYGFIIEGQEEKLLFTEKRIIELGNENDEKELCEIGNFFGYPYLNYIDIPKVPNWVKDTVWYQIFPDRFANGDPSINPEGVDKWGAIPTRDNFTGGDLQGVIEHLDYLSDLGINGIYFCPITIGKTNHRYDTVDYMEVDPTLGDKETLKKLIEEAHKRNIKIMLDAVFNHIGYYSKQWQDVVQNKENSRYKNWFYIKDMSKIDTPIEQIDEKNIPYETFGCEKYMPKLNTENSEVIKYLLDVGKYWIQEFDIDAWRLDVSNEVDHVFWRKFREEVKKVKPDIYILGEIWHGSLPWLMGDQFDSVMNYLMSEAMKKFFCTDEINAEEFKYMINDVMVSYPIQVSEVIFNLLGSHDTTRILTYANGNIDRFKLAYMFMFVQTGCPCIYYGDEIGMEGELSSISEGQRKCMEWNEEKWNKDIFDFMKKIIRLRKENKELRSISNEWVLADKENGTIILKKESISIIINNSSKNIILTLPDYLANKKVKDLYEEEIVDLKEELMLEKYKFIILK; the protein is encoded by the coding sequence ATGTCTAATAAAAATAAAGAAAATATAACTTTAAGTAATCAAATCAAAGGAACAATTCAAAATAGTTTAACAAAAGAAGCTATATTACATATACCAATGAGCAATTATGCCTATGGTTATGATAGAGAAACACTACATATAAGACTTAGAACTAAAAAAAATGAAGCGAAAAGAGTAATTTTACGAATAGGAGACCAATATGTGTGGGATAAAGGAGGTGCAGGAGGAGGAAATTTAAATGCATCTGGAGTTGGTTGGTCTGGTGGAACAAATATAGTAATGAGTAAAGAAGTAGAAACTGAATTATTTGACTATTGGATAGCTAAGTGTAAGCCTTTAAATAAACGCTCACGATATGGCTTTATAATAGAAGGTCAAGAGGAAAAACTTTTATTTACAGAAAAAAGAATAATAGAGTTGGGAAATGAAAATGATGAAAAGGAATTATGTGAAATAGGTAATTTTTTTGGATATCCATATTTAAATTATATAGATATACCTAAAGTGCCAAATTGGGTGAAAGATACTGTTTGGTATCAGATATTTCCAGATAGATTTGCAAATGGTGACCCGTCTATAAACCCAGAAGGAGTAGATAAATGGGGAGCTATTCCAACCAGAGATAATTTTACAGGTGGAGATTTACAAGGTGTGATAGAACACTTAGATTATTTGAGTGATTTGGGAATAAACGGAATTTACTTTTGCCCTATTACAATTGGAAAAACCAATCATAGATATGATACGGTAGATTATATGGAGGTAGACCCTACATTAGGAGATAAAGAGACTTTAAAAAAACTAATAGAAGAAGCGCATAAGAGAAATATAAAAATAATGTTGGATGCTGTTTTTAATCATATAGGATATTATTCTAAACAGTGGCAAGATGTAGTTCAAAATAAGGAAAATTCTCGATATAAAAACTGGTTTTATATAAAAGATATGAGTAAAATTGATACTCCAATAGAACAAATAGATGAAAAAAATATACCTTATGAAACCTTTGGGTGTGAAAAATATATGCCTAAACTTAATACAGAAAATTCAGAAGTAATAAAATATTTATTGGATGTAGGCAAGTACTGGATACAGGAATTTGATATAGATGCGTGGAGATTAGATGTTTCAAATGAAGTAGACCATGTTTTTTGGAGAAAGTTTAGAGAAGAAGTCAAAAAAGTAAAACCAGACATTTATATATTGGGAGAAATTTGGCATGGTAGTTTACCATGGCTAATGGGTGACCAATTTGATTCAGTTATGAATTACTTGATGTCAGAAGCCATGAAAAAATTCTTTTGTACAGATGAGATAAACGCCGAAGAATTTAAGTATATGATAAATGATGTAATGGTAAGTTATCCAATACAAGTTAGTGAAGTTATTTTTAATTTACTTGGAAGTCACGATACTACAAGAATATTGACTTATGCTAATGGAAATATTGATAGATTTAAACTTGCATATATGTTTATGTTTGTACAAACAGGATGTCCTTGTATATACTATGGTGATGAAATCGGAATGGAAGGAGAATTAAGTTCAATATCTGAAGGTCAAAGAAAATGTATGGAATGGAATGAAGAAAAATGGAATAAGGATATATTTGATTTTATGAAGAAGATTATTAGACTTCGTAAAGAAAATAAAGAACTTAGGTCTATATCAAATGAATGGGTGTTAGCAGATAAGGAAAATGGAACGATTATATTGAAAAAAGAATCTATTTCTATAATAATAAATAATTCATCTAAAAATATAATTTTGACGTTACCAGATTATTTAGCAAATAAAAAAGTAAAAGATTTATATGAAGAAGAAATAGTTGATTTAAAAGAAGAACTAATGTTAGAGAAATACAAGTTCATTATTTTAAAATAA
- a CDS encoding glycoside hydrolase family 65 protein, translated as MKCLFSNVDEWKIIQDKIEIKENRLAESIMSIGNGYMGMRGNYEENYSGDTHKGSYIAGVWFPDKTRVGWWKNGYPEYFGKIPNSVNYIGVRIFIDDVELDLAKCKVEDFYRELDMKNGILNRRFIVNINDKKFEVRVARFLSISVKELAVIKYSIKSLNSNTKIKFVPYLDSNIKNEDSNYDEKFWNGISSSSLEYKGSILSRTKENAFNTPVFTVGSMMYIKTNGDVEAVSHESDYNYCENSITMDVLKNEVASIEKYVSITSTRDYKESELLRKCEDILNRELSKSYDDILNEHTKLWNKRWESADVKINGDKSSQQGIRYNLFQLFSTYYGEDSRLNIGPKGFTGEKYGGATYWDTEAFCVPVYLGVADKEVTRNLLEYRYNQLEQAKDNAKKLGLKGALYPMVTFDGVECHNEWEITFEEIHRNGSIVYAIYNYTNYTGDYKYIKEKGIDVIIEIARFWASRVHLSTKKDLYMIHGVTGPNEYENNINNNWYTNYIAKWCLDYAVENILRLEKECNECIDRNNVTREEVEFWKIISNKMYLPYDEELQIIIQNDNFLDKEFVEVKDLPKENFPLNQNWSWDKILRSCFIKQADVLQGIYYFGNRFTKEEKKRNFDFYEKYTVHESSLSSSIYSIIASEIDNLEKAYELYSRTARLDLDNYNNDTNDGLHITSMSGSWLSIVHGFAGMRTWNETLSFDPKLPKEWKNYSFNINYRDNIINVDVCSDLIKIENLKGRPIKIIVYGKKYILEKCIKIDK; from the coding sequence ATGAAATGTTTATTTAGTAATGTAGATGAGTGGAAGATTATACAAGATAAGATTGAAATCAAAGAAAATAGATTAGCAGAGTCCATAATGAGTATAGGCAATGGATATATGGGTATGAGAGGAAACTATGAGGAAAATTATAGTGGAGATACACACAAGGGGTCTTATATAGCTGGAGTATGGTTTCCAGACAAAACTCGTGTTGGTTGGTGGAAAAATGGGTATCCAGAATACTTTGGTAAAATTCCTAATTCAGTCAACTATATAGGTGTAAGAATTTTCATAGATGATGTAGAATTAGATTTAGCAAAATGTAAAGTAGAAGATTTTTATAGAGAATTAGATATGAAAAATGGTATTTTAAATCGTAGGTTTATTGTAAATATAAATGATAAAAAATTTGAAGTTAGGGTTGCTAGGTTTTTAAGTATATCTGTTAAGGAACTTGCAGTAATTAAATACAGTATAAAATCATTAAATTCTAATACTAAAATAAAATTTGTACCATATTTAGATTCAAATATAAAAAATGAAGATTCAAACTATGATGAAAAGTTTTGGAATGGAATTTCTTCAAGTTCTTTAGAATATAAAGGTAGTATTCTTTCTCGAACAAAGGAGAATGCATTTAATACACCAGTATTCACTGTGGGTTCAATGATGTATATTAAGACAAATGGTGATGTAGAAGCTGTATCTCATGAGAGTGATTATAATTACTGTGAAAATTCGATAACAATGGATGTTTTAAAAAATGAGGTTGCAAGTATAGAAAAATATGTATCTATAACTTCAACTAGAGATTATAAGGAAAGTGAGCTATTAAGAAAATGTGAAGACATTTTAAATAGAGAACTATCTAAAAGTTATGATGATATATTAAATGAACATACAAAGTTGTGGAATAAAAGATGGGAAAGTGCAGATGTAAAAATAAATGGAGATAAAAGTAGCCAACAAGGTATAAGATATAATTTATTCCAACTATTTTCAACATATTATGGAGAAGATTCGCGATTAAATATAGGTCCAAAAGGATTTACTGGTGAAAAGTATGGAGGAGCTACTTATTGGGATACAGAAGCGTTTTGTGTTCCAGTATATCTAGGTGTAGCAGATAAGGAGGTAACTAGAAATCTTTTAGAATATAGGTACAATCAGTTAGAACAGGCAAAGGATAATGCAAAAAAACTAGGGCTTAAAGGTGCTTTATATCCAATGGTAACATTTGATGGAGTAGAATGTCATAATGAATGGGAGATAACATTTGAGGAAATCCACCGAAATGGAAGTATAGTATATGCAATATATAACTATACAAATTATACAGGTGACTATAAATATATAAAAGAAAAAGGAATAGATGTAATAATAGAAATAGCTAGATTTTGGGCAAGTAGAGTTCATTTGTCTACAAAAAAAGATTTGTATATGATACATGGAGTAACAGGTCCAAACGAGTATGAAAACAATATCAATAATAATTGGTATACTAATTATATAGCTAAATGGTGTTTAGATTATGCTGTAGAAAATATCTTACGATTAGAGAAAGAGTGTAATGAATGTATTGACAGAAATAATGTGACTAGGGAAGAAGTTGAGTTTTGGAAAATAATATCAAATAAAATGTATCTACCGTATGATGAGGAACTACAAATAATAATTCAAAATGATAATTTTTTAGATAAAGAATTTGTAGAAGTAAAGGATTTACCAAAAGAAAATTTTCCTCTTAATCAAAATTGGTCTTGGGATAAGATTCTTAGGTCGTGTTTTATAAAACAAGCAGATGTATTACAGGGAATTTACTATTTTGGAAATAGATTTACTAAAGAAGAAAAAAAGAGAAATTTTGACTTCTATGAAAAATATACTGTACATGAATCTTCTTTATCTTCTAGTATTTATTCTATTATTGCCTCAGAAATAGATAACCTAGAAAAGGCTTATGAATTATATTCAAGAACAGCTAGGCTTGATTTAGATAATTACAATAATGATACAAATGATGGACTGCACATAACTTCAATGTCTGGTTCATGGCTTTCCATTGTACATGGATTTGCAGGCATGAGAACATGGAATGAAACTCTATCTTTTGACCCTAAGTTGCCAAAAGAGTGGAAAAATTATTCTTTCAATATAAATTATAGAGATAATATTATTAATGTAGATGTATGTAGTGATTTAATTAAAATAGAAAATTTAAAAGGTAGACCAATAAAAATTATTGTATATGGGAAAAAATATATATTAGAAAAATGTATAAAAATTGATAAATAG
- a CDS encoding alpha/beta fold hydrolase: MAYFNYNDKQCYYNEIGDGTPLLFLHGNTASSKMFNDIIDFYKDEYKVILIDFVGHGKSQMVDKFSADLWFDEAMQVICFLEAMNYKKVNIIGSSGGALVALNVALERPDLVNKVIADSFEGEVPLESFVQNVKIEREASKQDDGAKAFYIYNQGENWEKVVDNDTEAIFEHYKTIGKFFHKPLETMQPEVLLTGSREDEFVSLISSDFFENTFSLLLEKIKNGKMYLFDKGGHPAILSNGLDFSNVAKKFLEE; this comes from the coding sequence ATGGCATATTTTAACTATAACGACAAACAGTGCTACTATAATGAAATTGGGGATGGTACACCATTACTTTTTTTACATGGAAATACAGCCTCTTCCAAGATGTTTAATGATATAATCGATTTTTATAAAGATGAATATAAAGTAATATTAATTGATTTTGTAGGTCATGGAAAATCTCAAATGGTCGATAAATTTTCTGCTGACTTATGGTTTGATGAGGCTATGCAAGTGATATGTTTTTTAGAAGCAATGAACTATAAAAAAGTAAACATAATTGGTAGTAGTGGAGGCGCTCTTGTTGCATTAAATGTTGCACTTGAGAGACCTGATTTAGTGAATAAGGTAATTGCAGATAGTTTTGAAGGAGAAGTTCCTCTAGAGTCATTTGTACAAAATGTGAAAATAGAGCGTGAAGCATCTAAGCAAGATGATGGTGCAAAAGCTTTTTATATTTATAATCAAGGAGAAAACTGGGAAAAAGTTGTAGATAATGATACAGAAGCTATTTTTGAACATTATAAAACTATAGGAAAGTTTTTTCATAAGCCTCTAGAAACTATGCAACCAGAGGTGCTTTTAACAGGAAGTAGAGAAGATGAGTTTGTATCTCTAATATCTAGTGATTTTTTTGAAAATACTTTTTCATTACTTCTTGAAAAGATTAAAAATGGTAAAATGTATTTGTTTGATAAAGGTGGTCATCCTGCAATTTTATCGAATGGATTAGATTTTTCAAATGTAGCAAAGAAATTTTTAGAGGAATAA
- a CDS encoding DEAD/DEAH box helicase has translation MKYTFEKFKLNEKILKSLKSLGYNIPSRVQREVIPKLLKGQNLVVRSKTGSGKTASFAIPLCENINVDYNNIQALIVVPTRELALQVKDEISDIGRLKKVRCSAIFGKQSIKDQIAELKQRVHIVVATPGRILDHINRGSIKLENVKYLVIDEADKMFNKGFVEQMEKILLNLPKEKIVSLFSATIDEEIKYICEKYMLDYSVINIEENESDTNQKTRQIDDKIIKANGREKYILLKELIYSENPKSVIIFCNTKEKVSKLYNKMSKEGFLIRELHADLSQERRIFVIKDFKNQKFNILVSSDVASRGIHIDDISLVINYDVPQDKENYIHRIGRTGRKGNSGKAITIVTEKDEKYIENIETYIGYKINELKDIEKSRITHGKVLFEEYSKGILKKVSKRKKVDKNSYKSKDIKLNIESEVVKLYLNAGKKKKIRVLDIVGAFSNIKGITNDDIGVIEVQDLCSYVDILNYKGDLILKKYKEIPIKKKMVKVKRDIR, from the coding sequence ATGAAATATACATTTGAAAAATTTAAGTTAAATGAAAAGATACTTAAGTCATTGAAGAGTTTAGGATATAATATACCTTCTAGAGTACAAAGAGAAGTTATTCCAAAATTATTAAAAGGTCAAAACTTAGTAGTTAGGTCAAAAACAGGAAGTGGAAAGACAGCAAGTTTTGCAATACCTTTATGCGAGAATATAAATGTAGATTACAATAATATTCAAGCTCTTATAGTGGTTCCAACAAGAGAATTAGCCTTGCAAGTAAAAGATGAGATATCAGATATAGGGAGACTAAAGAAGGTGAGATGTAGTGCTATATTTGGCAAACAATCTATAAAAGACCAAATAGCTGAATTGAAACAAAGGGTTCATATTGTTGTAGCTACTCCAGGCAGAATACTTGATCATATAAATAGAGGTTCTATTAAGTTGGAAAATGTAAAGTATTTAGTAATAGATGAGGCAGATAAAATGTTTAATAAAGGTTTTGTTGAACAAATGGAAAAAATATTATTAAATTTACCTAAGGAGAAAATAGTAAGTCTTTTTTCAGCTACAATAGATGAAGAGATAAAATATATATGTGAAAAATATATGCTAGATTACAGTGTTATAAATATAGAAGAAAATGAGAGCGATACTAATCAAAAAACAAGACAAATAGATGACAAAATAATCAAGGCAAATGGAAGAGAGAAGTACATCCTTTTAAAAGAATTAATATACAGCGAAAATCCAAAGAGTGTGATAATATTTTGTAATACCAAAGAGAAAGTATCTAAATTATATAACAAGATGAGTAAAGAGGGTTTTTTAATAAGAGAGTTACATGCAGATTTATCACAAGAAAGAAGAATTTTTGTAATTAAGGATTTTAAAAACCAAAAATTTAATATATTAGTTAGTAGTGATGTAGCGTCCAGAGGAATACATATTGATGATATTTCTTTAGTAATAAATTATGATGTGCCACAAGATAAAGAAAACTATATACATAGAATAGGTAGAACTGGGAGAAAAGGAAATAGTGGAAAGGCAATTACTATAGTAACTGAAAAGGATGAAAAATATATAGAGAATATAGAAACGTATATAGGATATAAAATAAATGAATTAAAAGATATAGAAAAAAGTAGAATTACACATGGCAAAGTTTTGTTTGAAGAATATTCAAAAGGAATCCTAAAAAAAGTATCAAAGAGAAAAAAAGTTGATAAAAATTCTTACAAAAGTAAAGATATAAAACTAAATATAGAAAGTGAAGTTGTTAAATTATATTTAAATGCTGGTAAGAAGAAGAAAATAAGAGTTTTAGATATAGTTGGTGCATTTAGTAATATAAAAGGTATAACTAATGATGATATAGGTGTAATTGAAGTTCAAGATTTATGTTCATATGTAGATATATTAAATTATAAGGGAGATTTGATATTAAAAAAATATAAGGAGATACCTATAAAGAAAAAAATGGTTAAAGTGAAAAGAGATATACGATAA
- a CDS encoding histidinol-phosphatase HisJ family protein — protein MNLIDNHIHTNFSSDGKDSMEDTIKKAISIGVRYLTFTDHLEHDEDRGFCINYNDYVPVFNKFKEKYKKDIELLLGVEVGYRKHLKNEIEEIINSNPFDFVLCSTHTIDNVPVPSKAYFKGLSKEDAYYKYFNSILETNREFGDYNIYGHLDYISRYGIYSDNRVIYNDFKDVIDEVLKSIINNGSGIELNTSGYRYGLNAIHPNEDILKRYKELGGFIVTVGSDSHRVEDICKDFDVAYDMLKYLDFKYVSLFKERETYFVNIEKVKSNNIA, from the coding sequence ATGAATTTAATAGATAATCATATTCATACTAATTTTTCAAGTGATGGAAAGGATTCCATGGAAGATACAATAAAAAAAGCTATAAGTATTGGTGTTAGATATTTGACTTTTACAGACCATTTAGAACATGATGAAGATAGAGGATTTTGCATAAATTATAATGACTATGTTCCAGTATTTAATAAGTTTAAAGAAAAATATAAAAAGGACATAGAGTTATTACTAGGTGTTGAAGTGGGTTACAGAAAACATCTAAAAAATGAAATAGAAGAAATAATAAATTCTAATCCTTTTGATTTTGTATTGTGCTCAACTCATACAATTGACAATGTACCTGTTCCATCAAAGGCGTATTTTAAAGGTCTTAGCAAAGAAGATGCGTATTATAAATATTTTAATAGCATACTTGAAACTAATCGTGAATTTGGAGATTACAATATATATGGTCATTTGGATTATATATCTAGGTATGGAATATATTCAGATAATAGAGTTATATACAATGACTTTAAAGATGTTATTGATGAGGTCTTAAAGTCAATAATCAATAATGGGAGTGGTATAGAGCTAAATACTTCTGGTTATAGATATGGACTAAATGCTATACATCCAAATGAAGATATTCTAAAAAGATATAAAGAACTTGGAGGATTTATAGTTACTGTAGGTTCTGATTCTCATAGGGTAGAAGATATATGCAAAGATTTTGATGTGGCCTATGATATGCTTAAGTATCTTGACTTTAAATATGTATCTTTATTTAAAGAAAGAGAAACTTATTTTGTAAATATAGAAAAAGTTAAATCTAACAATATAGCTTAG
- a CDS encoding glycoside hydrolase family 73 protein, translating into MKNKKFIVIILIISILIGVLVKEYSSREIKKDDINVSKYIKYADLASKNNAQVNWKYVASIVAVLNKNNLKNVKDSQIQEVSDLFVKNFSKNNKINKLSDILDELEFSNRQKRLVDNYIDNLKDYGIKPERLKSDTKYMKFIDEIKTEAIQNYKDYKILPSITIAQAIIESSWGKSTLAKQYNNLFGIKADAYWKGKSVTLETKEHLDTIIDDKFRIYDDKNESIKDHAKFLATNKRYKNNGVFDAKTYIYQAKALEKAGYSTAKDENGNSIYAARLIELIQQYNLQLIDSEIQSEM; encoded by the coding sequence ATGAAGAATAAAAAATTCATTGTTATAATACTGATAATATCAATTTTAATAGGTGTATTAGTGAAGGAATATTCATCTAGAGAGATAAAAAAGGATGATATAAATGTCAGTAAGTATATAAAATATGCTGATTTAGCAAGTAAAAATAATGCACAAGTTAACTGGAAGTATGTAGCTTCCATTGTTGCTGTGTTAAATAAAAATAACTTAAAAAACGTTAAGGATTCACAGATACAAGAAGTATCAGATTTATTTGTTAAGAATTTTTCTAAAAATAATAAAATAAATAAGTTAAGTGATATTTTGGATGAGTTAGAATTTAGTAATAGACAAAAAAGATTGGTTGATAATTATATAGACAATCTTAAGGATTATGGTATAAAACCAGAAAGATTGAAGTCTGATACAAAATATATGAAGTTTATTGATGAAATTAAAACAGAAGCAATACAAAATTATAAGGATTATAAAATACTTCCATCTATAACTATTGCACAAGCTATAATAGAATCTAGCTGGGGCAAGTCAACTTTGGCAAAACAATATAACAATCTATTTGGTATAAAGGCTGACGCTTATTGGAAAGGTAAGTCAGTGACTTTAGAAACGAAAGAACATTTAGATACAATTATAGATGATAAATTTAGAATATATGATGATAAAAATGAATCTATAAAAGACCATGCAAAATTTTTAGCCACAAATAAAAGGTATAAAAACAATGGTGTATTTGATGCAAAAACGTATATATATCAAGCTAAAGCATTAGAAAAGGCAGGTTATAGTACTGCGAAGGATGAAAATGGCAATAGTATATATGCAGCTCGTCTAATAGAATTAATTCAACAGTATAATCTTCAATTAATAGACAGTGAAATTCAAAGTGAAATGTAA
- a CDS encoding cell wall-binding repeat-containing protein yields MRTIRRVLALGLTLAIFLINVPNVDALTSDTIKGNNIYETAGLIADKKSYDTAIMVNMDNSIADGLSASGLAGAVDAPILLAQKNKIPNETKQRLKNVKKIYIIGKELSISKSVETELKNTGAQVTRLGGDDRIKTSYSVAKEVNGIKKVDEVILTNAYKGEADTISAAPVSVRDIAPIVLTDGKSVPFSTSNVKTYAVGGSISMSTSLVNKTNAKRLGGSDRYDTNKKVIKEFYPDASEFYLSDGYDLVNALTGSTIAKENPIVLVSESSDKSILAGADKITRLGSISDSVYNKCVSAAQNNGDSSTKGESPMKNETSILGQPTASLEACLKWAKSKKANDLFIELIPILYDTAVQEGVNPVLAVAQSAKETGFCNFGGVLDASFKNPCGLKTSVGGSDTDKNAHSRFDTWEEGILAQIQHLCLYAGQDGYPLSNPVDPRHEKSLFGKAKTVESLSNNWAGGQYGQDLVRMMGEIEATK; encoded by the coding sequence ATGAGAACAATTAGAAGAGTTTTAGCATTAGGTTTAACATTAGCTATATTTCTAATAAATGTACCTAATGTAGATGCATTAACATCAGATACAATTAAAGGTAACAATATATATGAGACGGCTGGATTAATAGCAGATAAAAAGAGTTATGATACAGCAATTATGGTAAATATGGATAATTCTATAGCAGATGGTCTTTCAGCAAGTGGTCTTGCAGGTGCTGTTGATGCTCCAATTTTGCTTGCACAAAAAAATAAGATACCAAATGAAACAAAACAAAGATTAAAAAATGTTAAAAAGATATACATAATAGGTAAAGAATTATCAATAAGTAAGTCAGTAGAAACTGAACTAAAAAACACAGGGGCACAGGTAACTAGATTGGGTGGAGATGACAGAATAAAGACTAGTTATAGTGTTGCTAAAGAGGTAAATGGTATCAAAAAAGTTGATGAAGTGATATTAACTAATGCATATAAAGGAGAAGCAGATACAATAAGTGCTGCACCTGTATCAGTAAGAGATATAGCTCCTATAGTACTTACAGATGGAAAGAGTGTGCCTTTTTCAACAAGTAATGTAAAAACATATGCAGTAGGTGGGAGTATATCAATGAGCACTAGTTTAGTTAATAAAACTAATGCTAAAAGACTTGGTGGTTCAGATAGATATGATACAAATAAGAAAGTTATAAAAGAGTTTTATCCAGATGCATCAGAATTTTATTTGAGTGATGGATATGATTTAGTAAATGCACTTACAGGTTCTACAATTGCTAAGGAAAATCCAATTGTATTGGTGTCAGAAAGTAGTGATAAGTCTATATTAGCAGGAGCAGATAAGATTACTAGATTAGGTTCAATAAGTGACAGTGTGTATAATAAGTGTGTTTCTGCTGCACAAAATAATGGCGATTCGTCTACAAAAGGTGAGTCACCTATGAAAAATGAGACAAGCATATTAGGTCAGCCAACAGCTAGTTTAGAAGCGTGCTTAAAATGGGCAAAATCTAAAAAAGCTAATGATTTATTTATAGAGTTAATACCAATATTATATGATACTGCTGTTCAGGAAGGTGTTAATCCTGTTTTGGCAGTAGCTCAATCTGCAAAAGAAACTGGTTTTTGTAATTTTGGTGGAGTATTAGATGCATCATTTAAGAATCCTTGTGGACTTAAAACTTCTGTAGGTGGTTCTGATACTGATAAGAATGCCCATTCAAGATTTGATACTTGGGAAGAAGGAATATTAGCTCAAATTCAACATTTATGCTTATATGCAGGACAAGATGGTTACCCACTTTCAAATCCAGTAGACCCTAGACATGAAAAATCTTTATTTGGTAAGGCTAAAACAGTTGAAAGTTTATCTAATAATTGGGCTGGAGGTCAATATGGACAAGATTTAGTAAGAATGATGGGAGAAATTGAGGCAACAAAATAA